In the candidate division TA06 bacterium genome, GCCATCGTAGCCGGCTTCCAGGGGGTCAGCTTGGCCAAAGAGATCACCACCCTGGGCCGGGGCGGCTCGGACACCACGGCCGTGGCCCTGGCGGTGGCGCTGGGAGCGAAATCCTGCCAGATATACAGCGATGTGGACGGGGTCTACAGCGCCGATCCCCGGATCATCAAACAGGCCAAAAGACTTTCCGCCATCTCGTTCGATGAAATGGAAGAGATGGCGGCTTTTGGCGCCCAGGTCCTGCATGTGCGGGCGGTGGAGTTGGCCTCCAAATTCGGAATGGCAATAGACTGCCGTAGCAGTTTTTCCAACCTCCAGGGAACAATAGTAGGCAAAGGAAGCAAAATGGAACGGATTACTGTAAAATCGATTGTCTACGATAAAAGCTTGGCCATGGTTACGGTCATACTGCAGGCCGCCCGCAGCAGCGCCATGCCCCAGCTTTTAACCAAGATGGCCGAGGCCGGGATCCAGGTCAAGTCATTTTTCCACGGGCAGGCCCAGGATGCTCGGCTCAGCCTGTTCTTCATATTAGATGAAGCCGATCTGCCTTGCGCCAAAGACGTGATAGAAAAAAACATCAAAACCGCAAAACAGGCCCAATGCCAGGTCAGCCAGGACATCGGGGCGGTGTCGTTGGTGGGCAGCGGGGTGGGGGGCGAGACGGCCATCATCTCCAAGATGCTGAAAACGCTGGCCGGGAAAAAGATCCATGTCCAAGCCCTGGCCACCAGCCACACCCGGATCAGCTGCTTCATGCTGCGCCGGGACCTGGAAAAGGCCCTGCTGGCGCTGCACCGGGCGTTCATAGGCTGAACCCCTTTCGGAACTAACCACGGAATCACTGAAATCCTGAAAACACGGAGGATTGCCGATCAAATATTATATTTTCGGTGTTTCCCTTTCTTTGATTCTGTGGTTTCCGTGGTAAAAGTAAATTAGTCTAT is a window encoding:
- a CDS encoding aspartate kinase, yielding MSIIVQKYGGSSVADAQRIKNVARRIVKTAKSGHQVVVVVSAMADSTDDLMTLARQITAQPPRRELDMLLTAGERISMSLLSMAIDVLGGQAISFTGSQVGIITDSNHNRARIVEIKADRLKEALKDGKIAIVAGFQGVSLAKEITTLGRGGSDTTAVALAVALGAKSCQIYSDVDGVYSADPRIIKQAKRLSAISFDEMEEMAAFGAQVLHVRAVELASKFGMAIDCRSSFSNLQGTIVGKGSKMERITVKSIVYDKSLAMVTVILQAARSSAMPQLLTKMAEAGIQVKSFFHGQAQDARLSLFFILDEADLPCAKDVIEKNIKTAKQAQCQVSQDIGAVSLVGSGVGGETAIISKMLKTLAGKKIHVQALATSHTRISCFMLRRDLEKALLALHRAFIG